Proteins from a genomic interval of Rhodococcus rhodochrous:
- the ppsA gene encoding phosphoenolpyruvate synthase, with amino-acid sequence MAEDNLWVRPIAEVGAADAPTVGGKSANLGELTRAGFPVPPAFAVTTDAYLDAMDAAGVRSRLAAEAAPAADIDDATLIRTSAELAALVTDSTVPAGMRAAIVSAYESLGPDVPVAVRSSAPAEDAADTSFAGIHESYTNIIGADAVVRAVQRCWASLWSERARTYRGLRGVTDEPSIAVVVQVMVKSESSGVAFTADPRTGELDRIVVEAALGLGEVVVGGQVEPDTYVVAKDGFAVLDVHLGHQEFRITSTDSGDSRVAVDPARRTRVLDDEQLLRVARLAAGVEEHYGRPQDLEFAFADDELWIVQTRPITTLDKPAAAGNATAGPSGNGEARPLLTGLGAGPGSATGRVRVLHELADGTRLTDGEIIVAPMTRPDWLPILRRAGGIVTDGGGITCHAAIVGRELGKPVVVGARTATTDLHDGQLITVDGNAGVVFDGAVHTAERPVAAVSAPATSTLSAETVTATAVYVNLATPDAAEAVAATDVDGVGLLRAEFMITEALAGEHPSHMIAQGRRNEYVEKMAGGLARIAAAFAPRPVVYRAIDLRSNEFADLEGGEVEPHEENPMIGYRGCFRYIRDPELFSLNLDVLHRVRSTHPNVHLMIPFVRTRWELRDCLAQLDRHPLGSDQRMLRWIMAEVPSVVYWLPEYAKLGIHGVSIGTNDLTQLMLGVDRDSEVCKDLFDTLDPAVLDAIDHIIERASAAGLTTSLCGQAVSTSTDLAEHLVRRGITSVSVTPDAAAQTRRTVARAEQRILLDRARRAQA; translated from the coding sequence ATGGCCGAAGACAATCTGTGGGTACGACCGATCGCGGAGGTCGGCGCCGCCGACGCGCCGACGGTCGGTGGCAAGTCCGCCAATCTGGGTGAACTCACCCGGGCGGGGTTTCCGGTACCGCCGGCGTTCGCCGTCACCACCGATGCGTATCTCGACGCGATGGACGCAGCCGGCGTCCGATCCCGGCTGGCCGCCGAGGCGGCACCTGCCGCCGACATCGACGACGCCACCCTGATACGCACCTCCGCCGAGCTCGCCGCCCTGGTGACGGATTCGACCGTGCCGGCCGGGATGCGCGCGGCGATCGTCTCCGCCTACGAGAGCCTCGGTCCCGATGTGCCGGTCGCGGTGCGGTCGTCCGCTCCCGCGGAGGACGCCGCGGATACCTCGTTCGCCGGTATCCACGAGTCGTACACGAACATCATCGGCGCCGATGCCGTGGTGCGCGCGGTGCAGCGGTGTTGGGCGTCGTTGTGGTCCGAACGCGCCCGCACCTACCGAGGGCTGCGTGGGGTGACCGACGAACCGTCCATAGCCGTGGTCGTGCAGGTGATGGTGAAGTCCGAGTCGTCCGGGGTGGCGTTCACGGCCGACCCGCGCACGGGCGAACTCGATCGGATCGTCGTCGAAGCAGCGCTCGGTCTCGGTGAGGTCGTCGTCGGCGGGCAGGTCGAACCCGACACCTATGTCGTGGCGAAGGACGGCTTCGCGGTGCTCGACGTGCACCTCGGTCATCAGGAATTCCGCATCACCTCCACCGACAGCGGGGACAGTCGCGTCGCCGTCGACCCCGCGCGCCGCACCCGGGTCCTCGACGACGAGCAACTCCTGCGCGTCGCGCGCCTGGCCGCCGGAGTCGAAGAACACTACGGGCGCCCCCAGGACCTCGAGTTCGCGTTCGCCGACGACGAGTTGTGGATCGTGCAGACCCGTCCGATCACCACCCTCGACAAGCCTGCGGCGGCGGGGAACGCGACGGCGGGACCGTCTGGAAACGGTGAGGCGCGACCGTTGCTGACCGGCCTCGGTGCCGGTCCCGGTTCGGCGACCGGACGGGTGCGGGTCCTTCATGAACTGGCGGACGGCACACGCCTGACCGACGGGGAGATCATCGTTGCCCCGATGACCCGCCCGGACTGGCTGCCGATCCTGCGGCGTGCCGGCGGCATCGTCACCGACGGTGGCGGTATCACCTGCCACGCGGCGATCGTCGGACGCGAACTGGGCAAGCCCGTGGTGGTCGGTGCCCGGACCGCCACCACCGATCTGCACGACGGGCAGCTGATCACCGTGGACGGCAACGCCGGTGTGGTGTTCGATGGGGCGGTCCACACCGCCGAGCGGCCCGTCGCGGCGGTGTCCGCGCCGGCGACATCGACTCTCTCCGCCGAGACTGTCACGGCCACAGCGGTCTACGTCAATCTCGCCACCCCCGACGCCGCGGAGGCGGTCGCCGCGACCGATGTCGACGGCGTCGGTCTGCTGCGCGCCGAGTTCATGATCACCGAAGCGCTCGCGGGGGAACATCCCTCGCACATGATCGCGCAGGGCCGTCGCAACGAATATGTGGAGAAGATGGCGGGTGGCCTCGCGCGGATCGCGGCGGCGTTCGCACCGCGTCCGGTCGTGTACCGCGCGATCGACCTGCGCAGCAACGAGTTCGCCGACCTCGAGGGCGGTGAGGTCGAACCCCACGAAGAGAACCCGATGATCGGCTACCGCGGATGCTTCCGGTACATTCGGGATCCGGAACTGTTCTCCCTGAATCTCGATGTGCTGCACCGGGTTCGGAGCACGCACCCGAACGTGCACCTGATGATCCCGTTCGTGCGCACCCGCTGGGAACTGCGGGACTGCCTCGCCCAACTCGACCGGCATCCGCTCGGCTCCGACCAGCGTATGCTGCGCTGGATCATGGCCGAGGTCCCGTCGGTCGTCTACTGGTTGCCGGAATACGCGAAGCTCGGCATCCACGGTGTGTCCATCGGAACCAACGACCTCACGCAGTTGATGCTCGGGGTCGATCGGGACTCGGAGGTGTGCAAGGACCTGTTCGACACCCTCGACCCCGCGGTGCTCGACGCGATCGATCACATCATCGAGCGCGCGTCGGCCGCGGGACTGACGACGTCGCTGTGCGGTCAGGCCGTGTCGACGAGCACCGACCTGGCGGAACATCTCGTCCGGCGCGGTATCACCTCCGTGTCGGTTACGCCCGACGCCGCGGCGCAGACGAGACGGACGGTGGCGCGAGCGGAACAACGCATCCTGCTCGACCGCGCCCGCCGCGCGCAGGCGTGA
- a CDS encoding CPBP family intramembrane glutamic endopeptidase yields MSISRGIARCRRNGAFTRRPLTFATFQITPGTAGNKDGMTKLNAASPIWHALVWIAVYVLLANIGDWISELFDEPNLATAPLLAVLSVVLFAYVRRNGWLRYYGLRAPTRDDFAGTAWYIPLGVIVVLQYAKGFRSDLDPTEVLLIVLLMVSVGFVEELIFRGLLFRAVLTNGTLTRAVLISGITFGIGHVVNLGRGFTIAEQLVQIGFGVVLGIVLALLFAVTGTIVPLIVFHALLNISGNVTAPSSDADLVLLAVTAVLCAGYIAYLVSVLRRRGARIGTEPAPRPGPVDRDHGQVR; encoded by the coding sequence TTGTCGATTTCCCGCGGCATTGCTCGATGTCGGCGGAACGGGGCTTTCACCCGCCGACCGCTGACGTTCGCGACTTTCCAGATTACGCCCGGGACGGCGGGTAATAAGGACGGCATGACGAAATTGAATGCCGCGAGTCCCATCTGGCATGCGTTGGTGTGGATAGCGGTCTACGTGCTGCTTGCCAACATCGGCGACTGGATCTCCGAACTCTTCGACGAGCCGAATCTGGCGACCGCGCCGCTGTTGGCTGTGCTGTCGGTCGTCCTGTTCGCATACGTGAGGCGGAACGGCTGGTTGCGCTACTACGGTCTTCGCGCCCCCACGAGAGACGATTTCGCGGGCACGGCATGGTACATACCGTTGGGTGTCATCGTGGTGCTGCAGTACGCCAAAGGCTTTCGCAGTGATCTCGACCCGACCGAGGTGCTGCTGATAGTTCTGTTGATGGTTAGCGTCGGATTCGTCGAGGAACTGATCTTCCGGGGCTTGCTGTTCCGGGCCGTGCTCACGAACGGCACTCTGACCCGGGCCGTGCTCATCTCGGGCATCACGTTCGGTATCGGGCACGTCGTGAATCTGGGGCGGGGATTCACGATCGCCGAGCAACTCGTTCAGATCGGTTTCGGGGTGGTCCTGGGGATCGTGCTGGCCTTGCTGTTCGCTGTGACCGGCACCATCGTTCCGCTCATCGTGTTCCATGCGCTGTTGAACATCAGTGGAAACGTGACGGCGCCCAGTTCCGACGCCGACCTGGTCCTGTTGGCTGTCACGGCTGTCCTCTGTGCTGGGTACATCGCGTATCTGGTGTCCGTGCTCCGGCGGCGAGGGGCTCGAATCGGGACCGAACCGGCACCGCGGCCGGGCCCGGTCGATCGGGACCACGGCCAGGTACGGTAA
- a CDS encoding cation-translocating P-type ATPase: MSDPTTDTAGHDVPVDPLESLDRLLRDLRSSRTGLSTREAQRRLGVSGFNELVRRRREGWWRALGRQLVHPLALLLWIAAVLAAVSGSAPLGAAILVVIALNAAFAFVQERHADQAVEALAAYLPQRARVLRDDIETEIDARELVPGDVIVVSEGNRVSADARLLDGVAEIDASTLTGESAPVRVSADSADSHVPLIHARDLVFSGTTCVTGEATAVVFATGMNTELGRIAALSQRGGHQESPLERQVKRVACLIAVVAIGMGAAFIPLGTLLAGLSLGDSVTFAIGLIVANVPEGLLPTITLALAVGVRLLARQGALVKRISAVETLGSTSVICTDKTGTLTVNRMTVTQVWTSQGIVDFDSLPELSVPDPVAERLLRAAVWCSNAEPAPAVGTTRIGEHETDTGIGDPTELALLEAAARLHIEPRRDKDGRLTQFHFDPALRRMSTIDRVGHTVVVHTKGAPEEVLARCAHLAEATGTRPLTDADRTTIEAIIADWARRGRRLLAIAERPLGPSEVPADLTRDQAEQGSTLLGITAMIDPPRPEVPEAVDRCHSAGIRLIVVTGDHALTARGIAESVHIGHRGLRVIGGDEADAMSDRELDATLAGDDEIVFARSSPESKLRITDALQESGHIVAMTGDGANDAPALRQADIGVAMGRSGTDVAREAAVMVLVDNNFASIVGAIEAGRRVYDNVRKFIVYIFAHATPEVVPFLAYALTSGAIPLPLTIMQILAVDLGTETLPALALGRENAEPDLMRRPPRPRSQPVIDGPMLARAWGLLGGISAVLVMALFLLTLHIGGWTFGADTSTGELHHTWQQATTMTFLGIVACQIGTAMAARTSRSSLIRIGLTTNPMLLWGIAFEIVFAAAVVVLPPLQSVFGTAVPQLWLLALLIPLPVIVWGCDEAFRWWLRTHR; encoded by the coding sequence ATGAGCGACCCGACGACCGACACAGCCGGACACGATGTGCCCGTCGATCCCCTCGAATCTCTCGATCGCCTACTGCGGGATCTCCGCTCGTCCCGGACCGGCTTGTCCACTCGCGAAGCGCAACGGCGCCTGGGCGTGTCCGGCTTCAATGAGCTGGTTCGCCGCCGCCGCGAAGGCTGGTGGCGGGCACTGGGCCGGCAACTCGTCCATCCGCTCGCCTTGCTGCTGTGGATCGCGGCGGTGCTCGCGGCGGTGTCCGGATCGGCTCCCTTGGGGGCGGCGATCCTGGTGGTGATCGCCCTCAACGCCGCGTTCGCGTTCGTGCAGGAACGCCACGCCGATCAGGCCGTCGAGGCGCTCGCCGCCTATCTGCCCCAGCGTGCCCGGGTTCTGCGCGACGACATCGAAACGGAGATCGACGCGCGGGAGCTGGTACCCGGTGATGTCATCGTGGTCTCCGAGGGAAACCGGGTCTCCGCCGATGCACGTCTGCTCGACGGCGTCGCCGAAATCGACGCCTCGACACTGACGGGGGAATCGGCGCCGGTGCGGGTGAGCGCGGACAGCGCCGACAGTCATGTCCCATTGATCCACGCCCGTGATCTGGTGTTCAGCGGCACGACGTGCGTCACCGGGGAGGCGACGGCGGTGGTGTTCGCCACCGGTATGAACACCGAACTCGGCCGGATCGCCGCGTTGTCCCAGCGCGGCGGCCATCAGGAAAGTCCCCTCGAGAGGCAGGTCAAGCGGGTCGCCTGTCTGATCGCCGTCGTGGCCATCGGGATGGGTGCGGCGTTCATTCCACTCGGCACGCTGCTGGCCGGACTGTCTCTGGGTGATTCGGTGACCTTCGCGATCGGATTGATCGTCGCCAATGTCCCCGAAGGACTACTTCCGACGATCACTCTCGCGCTGGCCGTGGGCGTGCGCCTGTTGGCCCGGCAAGGTGCACTGGTCAAGCGGATCTCGGCGGTCGAGACGCTCGGTTCGACGAGTGTGATCTGCACCGACAAGACCGGGACGTTGACCGTGAACCGGATGACCGTAACGCAGGTGTGGACCAGTCAGGGGATCGTCGACTTCGACTCTCTCCCTGAATTGTCCGTGCCGGATCCGGTCGCGGAGCGGTTACTGAGGGCGGCGGTGTGGTGCAGTAACGCGGAACCGGCACCAGCCGTGGGCACCACGCGCATCGGGGAACACGAAACGGACACCGGTATCGGTGATCCGACCGAACTCGCACTGCTCGAAGCCGCCGCGCGTCTCCACATCGAACCCCGCCGCGACAAGGACGGCAGGCTGACGCAGTTCCACTTCGATCCCGCGCTGCGGCGGATGTCGACGATCGATCGTGTCGGCCACACCGTCGTCGTACACACCAAAGGCGCCCCGGAGGAAGTCCTCGCCCGCTGCGCCCATCTCGCCGAAGCCACCGGCACCAGACCGTTGACGGACGCCGATCGCACTACGATCGAGGCGATCATCGCCGATTGGGCGCGACGAGGTCGGCGACTATTGGCGATCGCCGAACGCCCTCTCGGACCGTCCGAAGTTCCGGCAGATCTGACCCGGGATCAGGCAGAGCAGGGTTCGACGTTGCTCGGGATCACCGCGATGATCGATCCGCCCCGCCCCGAGGTCCCCGAGGCCGTGGACCGCTGCCATTCGGCGGGAATCCGCTTGATCGTCGTCACCGGCGATCATGCGCTCACCGCCCGGGGGATCGCCGAGAGCGTGCACATCGGGCACCGGGGTCTGCGGGTGATCGGCGGAGACGAAGCGGACGCGATGTCCGATCGGGAACTCGACGCCACCCTGGCCGGGGACGACGAGATCGTCTTCGCCCGTAGCTCCCCAGAGTCGAAACTACGCATCACCGACGCTCTGCAGGAATCGGGGCATATCGTCGCAATGACCGGCGACGGCGCCAACGATGCGCCGGCCTTGCGGCAGGCCGATATCGGGGTGGCGATGGGACGCTCGGGCACCGATGTCGCACGCGAAGCCGCGGTGATGGTCCTTGTCGACAACAATTTCGCCTCGATCGTCGGGGCCATCGAAGCGGGCCGTCGTGTCTACGACAACGTCCGCAAGTTCATCGTCTACATCTTCGCGCATGCCACCCCCGAGGTCGTGCCGTTCCTCGCCTATGCCCTCACCAGCGGCGCGATCCCCCTGCCGCTGACGATCATGCAGATCCTTGCGGTCGATCTCGGCACCGAGACTCTTCCGGCGTTGGCGCTCGGTCGGGAGAACGCCGAACCGGACCTGATGCGACGCCCCCCTCGGCCCCGGTCGCAGCCGGTGATCGACGGCCCCATGCTCGCCCGGGCCTGGGGGCTGCTCGGTGGCATCTCCGCCGTCCTGGTGATGGCATTGTTCCTGCTCACCCTGCACATCGGCGGATGGACCTTCGGCGCTGACACCAGCACGGGTGAACTGCACCACACCTGGCAGCAGGCAACAACGATGACCTTCCTCGGTATCGTGGCCTGTCAGATCGGCACCGCCATGGCTGCCCGTACCAGCCGCAGCTCCCTCATCCGTATCGGCTTGACCACCAATCCGATGCTGCTGTGGGGCATCGCCTTCGAAATCGTGTTCGCGGCAGCCGTCGTAGTTCTTCCGCCGTTGCAATCCGTCTTCGGTACCGCGGTGCCGCAACTGTGGTTGCTGGCACTGTTGATCCCCCTGCCGGTGATCGTGTGGGGATGCGACGAGGCCTTCCGCTGGTGGTTACGAACCCACCGTTGA
- a CDS encoding DUF4389 domain-containing protein, which translates to MKTGKVVLLVVGTILSLLGMLLGAAALILGVLYVIQRDKGYLTTPTETFRTASSALLSERVDLFLDEPAPPGFRTQDIGRFLVRATATAPEREIFVGIGPTRDVEAYLANVAHTVITEVQFDPFDADYREIPGDEPAAAPNEQPFWDATAVGAGTQQAQWPVREGSWTVVVMNADGSPGVDVRLQAGAHIDLLGPLALGALAGAVVLLILGLPLLLAGAIGLGRHGPPPAHRPAYGAADATPTPAPQHQVRAYPVHLRGELDEPLSRWLWLVKWIIAIPHYLVLFFLNVAFVFATLAAGVAIVVTGRYPRALFDFNVGVLRWNWRVAFYTYSALGTDRYPPFSLHRTDYPADLEVDYPQRLSRGLVLIKWWLLAIPHYLVLAVLAGGWLGGWSIGIATGNGADNATGNGTWAFGSLLGVLVLFAALAVLFTGTYPRGLFDFVMGINRWLYRVWAYAALMRDEYPPFHFDQGPHDPGERADTTPPPGPAASSSVPDHLSTREPPRL; encoded by the coding sequence GTGAAGACCGGCAAAGTCGTCCTGCTCGTCGTCGGCACAATCCTCTCGCTGCTCGGCATGCTCTTGGGGGCCGCCGCGTTGATCCTGGGGGTGCTGTACGTCATCCAGCGGGACAAGGGATATCTGACCACCCCCACCGAGACGTTCCGAACCGCCTCCAGCGCGCTGCTCTCCGAACGTGTGGATCTGTTCCTCGACGAACCGGCCCCGCCCGGTTTCCGCACCCAGGACATCGGCCGTTTCCTCGTGCGCGCCACGGCCACCGCACCGGAGCGTGAGATCTTCGTCGGAATCGGCCCCACCCGCGACGTCGAGGCCTATCTGGCGAACGTCGCGCACACCGTCATCACCGAGGTGCAGTTCGATCCCTTCGACGCCGACTACCGGGAGATCCCCGGCGACGAGCCCGCCGCAGCACCGAATGAGCAACCCTTCTGGGACGCCACCGCCGTCGGGGCGGGAACCCAGCAGGCCCAATGGCCGGTACGTGAGGGAAGCTGGACCGTCGTGGTCATGAATGCCGACGGCTCACCGGGAGTCGATGTCCGCCTGCAGGCAGGGGCGCACATCGACCTGCTCGGACCGCTCGCGCTGGGGGCGCTGGCCGGCGCCGTGGTGTTGCTGATCCTCGGACTGCCCCTGCTGCTCGCCGGGGCGATCGGACTCGGCCGTCACGGACCCCCACCTGCGCACCGGCCGGCATACGGTGCCGCCGACGCCACGCCCACACCGGCACCGCAACACCAGGTGCGGGCGTACCCGGTGCACCTGCGCGGAGAACTGGACGAACCGCTGTCCCGGTGGCTGTGGCTGGTCAAATGGATCATCGCGATCCCGCACTACCTCGTGCTGTTCTTCCTGAATGTCGCCTTCGTGTTCGCCACCCTAGCCGCCGGGGTCGCCATCGTGGTCACAGGCCGCTATCCCCGTGCCCTGTTCGATTTCAACGTCGGGGTGTTGCGCTGGAACTGGCGGGTGGCGTTCTACACCTATTCGGCGCTGGGCACCGACCGCTACCCCCCGTTCAGCCTGCACCGCACCGACTACCCGGCCGATCTCGAGGTCGACTACCCCCAGAGACTCTCCCGCGGACTGGTGTTGATCAAGTGGTGGCTGCTGGCCATCCCCCACTACCTCGTCCTCGCAGTGCTGGCGGGCGGATGGCTCGGCGGCTGGAGCATCGGGATCGCCACCGGCAACGGTGCTGACAACGCCACCGGCAACGGCACATGGGCGTTCGGTTCACTGCTGGGCGTGCTGGTGTTGTTCGCGGCACTGGCGGTGTTGTTCACCGGCACTTATCCCCGGGGATTGTTCGACTTCGTCATGGGCATCAACCGCTGGCTATATCGCGTGTGGGCCTATGCCGCGCTCATGCGCGACGAATATCCTCCCTTCCACTTCGACCAGGGCCCGCACGACCCGGGAGAGCGCGCCGACACCACCCCACCGCCAGGACCGGCCGCCTCCTCGTCGGTCCCGGACCATTTGTCAACCCGCGAACCACCGCGTCTGTGA
- a CDS encoding GNAT family N-acetyltransferase, with amino-acid sequence MYPMGTTTQQSVRADLVIRPLGPQDEGAVRALHEHLTEHDTYMRFFTVAPRHVDELVEMLCRQDDRHVSLGAFDDGTVVGVANYTVLDPDPGSASDGVSAECAVAVSHPMQHHGIGTALLQRLVGIAWAHGIRHLSAFVLSENTTMLQVLRDMGWSRNGSAPGPIVEVKITLADARSDGGFTASVDRSAP; translated from the coding sequence ATGTATCCGATGGGGACCACTACACAGCAGTCGGTCAGGGCCGACCTGGTCATTCGGCCGTTGGGTCCGCAGGACGAGGGCGCCGTGCGAGCTTTGCACGAGCATCTCACCGAACATGACACCTATATGAGGTTCTTCACGGTGGCCCCGCGTCACGTCGACGAACTGGTGGAAATGCTGTGTCGGCAGGACGATAGGCATGTGAGCCTGGGGGCGTTCGACGATGGGACGGTCGTCGGTGTCGCGAACTACACCGTGCTCGATCCCGATCCTGGCTCCGCCTCCGATGGGGTATCGGCGGAATGCGCGGTCGCTGTCAGTCACCCCATGCAACATCACGGCATCGGAACCGCTCTGCTGCAACGTCTGGTCGGTATCGCCTGGGCACACGGGATTCGGCACCTGTCTGCATTCGTGCTCTCGGAGAACACCACGATGCTGCAGGTCCTTCGGGACATGGGCTGGTCGCGAAACGGCAGCGCGCCGGGACCAATCGTAGAAGTGAAGATCACCCTCGCCGATGCGCGCAGTGACGGAGGCTTCACAGCCTCGGTGGACCGCTCCGCTCCCTGA
- a CDS encoding Rv1733c family protein, whose protein sequence is MSRKDPVVIRWWRLRPWSPNPLMRGSDRIETVAVIFIVAAMMLLVPIAGAIGTVSYAQLTERSHQAITGAQQVPALVVDNDAGAMSVRDPVSETSTGLAPVLARWEAAGTEHTGRVRLETRAEAGETVLIWVDEDGNYRPAPRTGTENAIAALGTALAFLVLGTAGCALVLFGLHWVMNRHRIVRWQQEWQQVRRSPGWHIG, encoded by the coding sequence ATGAGTCGCAAGGATCCGGTAGTGATTCGATGGTGGCGCCTGCGGCCGTGGAGCCCGAATCCGCTCATGCGCGGCAGTGACCGGATCGAGACCGTCGCAGTGATCTTCATAGTGGCCGCCATGATGCTGCTCGTGCCCATTGCCGGTGCGATCGGAACCGTCTCGTATGCGCAGCTGACCGAACGATCACATCAGGCGATCACCGGGGCCCAGCAAGTGCCGGCACTCGTGGTCGACAACGATGCGGGTGCAATGTCGGTGCGGGACCCGGTATCCGAGACTTCGACAGGACTTGCCCCTGTTCTCGCGCGTTGGGAGGCGGCGGGCACAGAGCACACCGGTCGGGTGAGACTCGAGACCCGCGCCGAGGCGGGGGAGACTGTACTCATCTGGGTCGATGAGGACGGCAACTACAGGCCGGCGCCGCGTACCGGAACGGAGAACGCGATCGCGGCGCTCGGAACAGCTTTGGCGTTTCTCGTCCTCGGAACGGCGGGATGCGCACTCGTCCTGTTCGGGCTGCACTGGGTGATGAACAGACATCGGATCGTGCGGTGGCAGCAGGAGTGGCAACAGGTGCGCCGTTCGCCGGGGTGGCACATCGGTTGA
- a CDS encoding CBS domain-containing protein encodes MHARHIMSIPVTTVGPTTSIDDCLRIADESGFTALPVVEDEHLVGIVSEGDLLREKFHNHPRTEGTAADAMTSPVVAMTPETEVSALASAMLRSGLRAIPIVENGKIVGIVTRRDLLSLLTMDETRILHEVQHRLDVYAGPHRWTATVTDGRVDVSGADAEESERRVVAALAETVPGVTGVRVG; translated from the coding sequence ATGCACGCGCGGCACATCATGAGCATCCCCGTCACCACGGTCGGCCCGACGACGTCGATCGACGACTGCCTGCGCATCGCCGACGAATCCGGCTTCACCGCCCTGCCTGTCGTCGAGGACGAACACCTGGTCGGCATCGTCTCCGAAGGTGATCTGCTGCGCGAGAAGTTCCACAACCATCCTCGAACGGAGGGCACCGCAGCCGATGCCATGACCAGCCCGGTGGTGGCGATGACCCCAGAGACCGAGGTCAGTGCTCTCGCCTCCGCGATGCTGCGCTCCGGCCTGCGCGCAATCCCGATCGTCGAGAACGGCAAGATCGTCGGGATCGTGACACGGCGCGATCTGCTGTCGTTGCTGACGATGGATGAAACCCGCATCCTGCACGAGGTTCAGCACCGTCTCGACGTCTACGCAGGACCACATCGCTGGACGGCGACGGTCACCGACGGCCGCGTCGACGTTTCCGGCGCAGACGCCGAGGAGTCCGAACGTCGGGTCGTTGCCGCGCTCGCCGAGACGGTCCCCGGTGTGACCGGTGTACGTGTCGGCTGA
- a CDS encoding wax ester/triacylglycerol synthase domain-containing protein has product MTPGADNHTHGPRKVIGSKQIERIGPGDLTELVSDVGPVPLHVGAVLFLAETDIDTPDPATVRSVLAERLVRIGRLRQRLIEPGCGLGRPYWFDDAHFDLEAHLSQVRCPAPGDREAVLSLAVDALTRLLPRTRPLWRAIVVTDIADPHGRVAVVMVLHHVLADGIGGLAILAHLVDGPHTTAPTDDPVSISERPRNRELFVDNLTERLRMLRHLPWTLARIPAAWAELGRGTGGRAPRCSFNAPTGARRAVSTAEMELETLRRVGRCGAATVNDVLLVAVSGALATVLRRRGERPSELVISVPVSARSAAAGGQLGNQVGVMPVRVPLVGTPTQRLVAVAHRTRLQKATVRGGSAAVMGPWFRALAATGMFRWFIDRQRLVNSFLSDLPGPPTPLTIAHAPVTSIVPLIVSTGNIAVAFVALSYAGTLTVTIMVDPDLVPDLEELTTALHEQFHHLADAADPTAP; this is encoded by the coding sequence ATGACCCCCGGCGCAGACAACCACACGCACGGTCCGCGAAAGGTGATCGGATCGAAGCAGATAGAGCGTATCGGTCCAGGTGATCTGACCGAGCTCGTCTCGGATGTCGGACCGGTACCACTGCACGTCGGTGCGGTACTTTTCCTCGCCGAGACCGACATCGACACCCCGGATCCGGCGACGGTGCGGTCCGTCCTCGCCGAGCGACTCGTCCGGATCGGGCGGTTGCGGCAACGTTTGATCGAACCGGGCTGCGGGCTCGGACGTCCCTACTGGTTCGACGATGCGCACTTCGACCTCGAAGCCCACCTGTCGCAGGTGCGGTGCCCGGCTCCCGGCGACCGGGAGGCCGTCCTGTCGCTGGCGGTGGACGCGCTCACCCGGCTATTGCCTCGAACGCGGCCGTTGTGGCGTGCGATCGTCGTCACCGACATCGCGGATCCCCACGGCCGGGTGGCGGTGGTGATGGTGCTGCACCACGTGCTGGCCGACGGGATCGGAGGTCTGGCGATTCTGGCGCACCTCGTCGATGGCCCGCACACCACCGCACCCACCGACGACCCTGTCTCGATTTCCGAGCGGCCCCGGAATCGGGAATTGTTCGTCGACAACCTCACCGAACGTCTGCGGATGCTGCGCCATCTTCCATGGACCCTCGCCCGTATTCCGGCAGCGTGGGCCGAACTCGGGCGCGGCACCGGTGGACGTGCACCTCGCTGTTCGTTCAATGCCCCCACCGGTGCTCGCCGTGCGGTCAGCACGGCCGAGATGGAGTTGGAGACCCTCCGCCGGGTGGGGCGATGCGGGGCGGCGACGGTCAACGATGTGCTGCTGGTGGCCGTCAGCGGCGCCCTGGCCACGGTCCTGCGCAGGCGCGGGGAGCGCCCGTCGGAGTTGGTGATCTCGGTACCGGTGTCCGCTCGTAGCGCTGCCGCCGGTGGCCAGTTGGGCAATCAGGTCGGGGTCATGCCCGTGCGGGTACCGCTGGTCGGGACACCGACACAGCGTCTGGTGGCCGTGGCCCACAGGACCCGACTGCAGAAGGCGACCGTGCGCGGTGGGTCAGCCGCGGTGATGGGTCCGTGGTTCCGGGCCCTGGCCGCCACCGGGATGTTCCGGTGGTTCATCGACCGGCAGCGGCTGGTCAATTCGTTCCTGTCCGACCTGCCGGGCCCACCCACGCCGCTGACGATCGCCCACGCGCCGGTCACCTCGATCGTGCCGCTGATCGTCAGCACCGGAAACATCGCTGTCGCCTTCGTGGCACTGTCCTATGCGGGCACACTGACGGTGACGATCATGGTCGATCCGGATCTCGTCCCCGACCTCGAAGAGCTCACCACGGCTCTGCACGAACAGTTCCACCACCTCGCCGACGCCGCAGACCCAACAGCACCGTAA